In the genome of Populus alba chromosome 11, ASM523922v2, whole genome shotgun sequence, one region contains:
- the LOC118029464 gene encoding uncharacterized protein: MEATAVALWVERIAFLLLSCFASIESCGFGWGAVLGLLALSNFLFRCAMEEQASAVKLKKLHKNLKNSDARINIERYSDVESNTNEEKKAVEEDGENNRATSGEGGEDLTMKSKLFEILKKATSNCDAEKLSYKWQEMVVNKVEDEFKKYRSLGDEELRKAKGGCEEEFKKKLKTKEEELEGKHDEERRRWEKERKILKEKYEMMRWT, encoded by the exons ATGGAAGCCACCGCTGTTGCTCTCTGGGTTGAAAGAATTGCTTTCCTTTTGCTATCGTGCTTTGCCAGCATCGAAAGTTGTGGCTTTGGCTGGGGGGCCGTGCTTGGTCTCTTGGCACTGTCTAACTTCCTGTTTAGGTGTGCCATGGAAGAACAGGCTTCTGCAGTAAAGTTGAAGAAGCTCCACAAAAATCTCAAGAACTCTGACGCGAGG ATCAATATCGAGCGATATTCTGATGTCGAGAGCAACACCAACGAAGAAAAGAAAGCAGTTGAAGAGGATGGAGAGAACAACAGAGCTACCTCTGGTGAAGGAGGAGAGGACTTAACCATGAAGTCTAAACTCTTTGAAATATTGAAGAAAGCTACAAGTAATTGCGATGCAGAAAAGCTTTCATACAAATGGCAGGAAATGGTGGTGAACAAAGTGGAGGATGAATTCAAGAAATACCGATCGCTCGGTGATGAAGAACTGAGGAAAGCAAAAGGAGGATGCGAGGAAGAATTCAAGAAGAAGCTGAAAACCAAGGAGGAAGAATTGGAAGGCAAGCATGACGAGGAGAGACGCAGATgggagaaagagaggaaaatcttgaaagaaaaatatgaaatgatgCGATGGACATAG
- the LOC118029463 gene encoding kinesin-like protein KIN-14F, which translates to MPHETNHGSLFTSPCKNLRGLRGLIPSNEACYTDEIINDRELAQRKAEEAASRRYQAADWLRQMDKGASRTLPKEPSEEEFCLALRNGLILCNVLNKVNPGAVLKVVPNLTVQSTEGAAQSAIQYFENMRNFLVAVKDMKLLTFEASDLEKGGSSSKVVDCILCLKGYYEWKQAGGIGVWRYGGLIKIESFQKGSPSSLVGSESADESVDESESSQHEQVLEFLHLSSEVSIEETKTANALAFLFDHFGLRLLQAYLQEINGIEELPLNGMVIDTLLSKAVKDFSALLVSQGTQLGLFLKKILKGDIGSLSKNEFIEAISQYLRQRASLASSDFSKFCICGGKRETIQHTVSSSSGHTEVIDLHQKQLEDLRFYYKEMRRQVKQIQADWEEEVSRLEQHIRDLEVASSSCHQVLEENRQLYNQVQDLKGTIRVYCRVRPFLRGQSNGQSTVDYIGENGNIMIVNPLKNGKEARKVFSFNKVFGTNVTQDQIYADTQPLVRSVLDGYNVCIFAYGQTGSGKTYTMSGPDLTSEQTWGVNYRALRDLFQISTTRGDVIRYEVGVQMVEIYNEQVRDLLVSDGSNRRLDIRNNSQLNGLNVPDASWIPVSSTQDVLDLMKIGQRNRAVGATALNERSSRSHSVLTVHVYGKELVSGSILKGCLHMVDLAGSERVDKSEAVGERLKEAQHINRSLSALGDVISALAQKSPHVPYRNSKLTQVLQDSLGGHAKTLMFVHINPELNSIGETISTLKFAERVASVELGAARSNKETGEIRELKEEISNLKEALERKEAEIEQIKGGSTRSSADSQRTRAVSPFYVPRYGTSASLKPETSHRPIDDTRSSEARSCSSGKQRRSSFPSSLTDKETLPRIPFLGEERLASSAKPRSPSPPVRRSTSTDRGALSRSRVKERVENQPVARVPFPAIVPVNKSIAAIPVIPSADNSSKGTYIGSQEALKQDNISKAFYNLQKVSTRKYYPEHEEEQCRQALNIRQGGIKKSKNESKVKAKHQMHPAKCHEVDVGTTMLSDIDAGEKIEEPRKSDSSEPENERSLPVSPTIGALMVKKLQMNFSKNSQNLEPRFVQVVEPLLAGKLESKLPNNITRNAKEAGNTSMPEFRRSRSTPRGKFTILP; encoded by the exons ATGCCACACGAAACCAACCATGGCTCCCTTTTCACCTCTCCTTGCAAGAACTTGAGAGGGTTAAGAGGTTTGATTCCCAGCAACGAGGCTTGTTACACTGATGAGATTATCAATGACCGCGAATTAGCTCAAAGAAAGGCTGAAGAAGCAG CTTCAAGGAGGTACCAAGCAGCAGATTGGTTGAGGCAGATGGACAAGGGGGCATCAAGAACCCTGCCCAAAGAACCCTCAGAGGAAGAGTTTTGCCTTGCCCTAAGAAATGGCCTCATTCTCTGCAATGTCCTCAATAAAGTCAACCCTGGTGCTGTTCTCAAG GTGGTTCCGAATCTCACAGTGCAGTCTACGGAAGGAGCAGCACAGTCTGCGATTCAGTACTTTGAGAACATGAGGAATTTTTTGGTGGCTGTTAAAGATATGAAGCTTTTGACTTTTGAAGCATCTGACTTGGAGAAG GGAGGCTCGTCGAGTAAGGTTGTAGATTGCATTCTCTGTTTGAAAGGATATTACGAGTGGAAGCAGGCTGGTGGAATTGGTGTATGGAGATATGGAGGGCTTATTAAGATCGAATCATTCCAGAAGGGATCGCCATCTTCTCTGGTCGGCAGCGAAAGTGCTGATGAGTCTGTTGATGAATCTGAATCATCACAACATGAACAAGTATTAGAGTTTCTTCATCTTTCCAGTGAGGTCTCAATTGAAGAAACCAAAACTGCCAATGCTCTGGCTTTTCTTTTCGATCATTTTGGACTCAGACTTCTACAAGCTTACCTTCAGGAGATCAATGGGATTGAAGAGCTGCCTTTGAATGGAATG GTAATAGATACTTTGCTCAGTAAGGCAGTTAAAGATTTCTCAGCATTGCTTGTTTCTCAGGGCACACAG CTTGGACTATTTctgaagaaaatattgaagGGTGATATCGGTTCCCTATCAAAAAATGAATTCATAGAAGCCATTTCCCAGTATCTTAGACAAAGAGCTAGTTTGGCTTCAAGTGATTTCTCCAAGTTTTGCATCTGTGGTGGCAAAAGAGAAACTATTCAGCATACTGTTAGTAGCTCTTCCGGTCACACGGAAGTAATTGATCTTCATCAGAAACAGCTTGAG GATCTGAGATTTTATTACAAAGAAATGAGGCGACAAgtgaaacaaattcaagcagATTGGGAAGAAGAAGTCAGCAGGCTTG AACAACATATCAGGGATCTTGAAGTAGCATCTTCTTCTTGTCACCAAGTTTTAGAGGAAAATCGCCAGCTTTACAATCAAGTACAAGACCTTAAAG GAACAATCAGGGTCTATTGTAGAGTCAGACCCTTCTTGCGGGGGCAATCGAATGGGCAATCCACTGTGGACTACATTGGAGAAAATGGAAATATCATGATTGTTAATCCTCTTAAGAATGGGAAAGAAGCAAGAAAGGTGTTTTCCTTCAACAAAGTATTTGGAACGAATGTTACTCAAG ACCAAATATATGCGGACACTCAACCACTGGTCCGGTCAGTTCTAGATGGCTATAATGTTTGCATCTTTGCATATGGACAAACCGGATCAGGGAAGACATATACAATG AGTGGCCCTGATTTGACTTCTGAACAAACATGGGGTGTGAACTATCGAGCTCTGCGCGACTTATTTCAGATTTCAACGACAAGGGGAGATGTCATTAGGTATGAAGTTGGAGTTCAAATGGTAGAAATATACAATGAACAAGTGAGAGACCTGTTAGTCAGTGATGGCTCCAACAGAAG ATTAGACATCCGTAACAATTCCCAGTTGAATGGGCTTAATGTACCTGACGCAAGCTGGATTCCAGTCTCAAGTACACAAGATGTTCTTGATCTAATGAAAATCGGTCAAAGAAATCGTGCTGTCGGTGCGACTGCTTTAAACGAGCGAAGCAGTCGATCTCATAG TGTTTTGACAGTTCATGTCTATGGAAAAGAATTAGTTTCTGGATCAATTCTTAAAGGCTGCTTACACATGGTGGATTTAGCTGGAAGTGAAAGAGTGGATAAATCAGAAGCTGTTGGCGAGAGATTGAAAGAAGCTCAACATATTAATCGATCTCTCTCCGCTTTGGGAGATGTCATCTCTGCTCTTGCACAGAAGAGTCCACATGTTCCCTATAGAAACAGCAAGCTTACACAAGTTCTGCAGGATTCTTTAG GTGGGCATGCTAAAACACTAATGTTTGTACATATAAATCCTGAACTTAATTCTATTGGGGAGACAATTAGCACACTGAAGTTTGCTGAGAGAGTTGCATCTGTTGAACTTGGGGCAGCTAGATCAAACAAAGAAACTGGCGAAATCCGAGAGCTGAAAGAAGAG ATATCAAACCTCAAAGAGGCATTGGAGAGGAAGGAAGCTGAAATCGAGCAAATCAAAGGTGGCAGCACTAGAAGCTCAGCAGACTCTCAAAGAACAAGAGCGGTTTCTCCTTTCTATGTGCCTAGATATGGTACAAGTGCCAGCTTAAAACCCGAGACATCTCATAGGCCAATTGATGACACTAGAAGCTCAGAg gctAGAAGTTGTTCTTCGGGTAAGCAAAGGAGATCAAGTTTTCCTTCTTCACTCACAGACAAGGAAACATTACCAAGGATTCCTTTCCTAGGCGAAGAGAGGTTAGCAAGCTCCGCAAAACCAAGATCACCATCCCCTCCTGTTAGGAGATCAACCTCAACAGATAGAGGAGCCCTCAGTAGAAGCAGGGTCAAGGAGAGAGTTGAGAATCAACCTGTTGCAAGAGTACCCTTTCCAGCTATAGTGCCTGTCAACAAATCCATAGCTGCAATTCCAGTGATCCCATCAGCAGATAACAGCTCAAAAGGTACATATATAGGCTCACAAGAAGCGCTGAAGCAGGATAACATCTCCAAAGCATTCTATAACCTCCAAAAGGTTAGCACCAGGAAATATTACCCGGAACACGAAGAGGAGCAGTGTAGGCAAGCTCTTAATATAAGACAAGGAGgcattaaaaaaagcaaaaatgaaaGCAAAGTTAAGGCGAAGCATCAAATGCATCCAGCAAAGTGCCACGAGGTTGATGTTGGGACAACAATGCTCTCTGACATAGATGCCGGTGAAAAGATAGAGGAGCCGCGAAAGAGTGACTCTTCTGAGCCAGAAAACGAGCGCTCGCTTCCCGTGTCTCCAACAATAGGTGCTTTAATGGTGAAGAAGCTTCAGATGAATTTCTCGAAGAACTCACAGAATCTTGAGCCAAG ATTTGTTCAAGTTGTGGAACCCTTACTGGCTGGCAAACTTGAAAGCAAACTTCCAAACAACATAACTCGTAATGCGAAAGAAGCCGGAAACACATCCATGCCTGAATTCAGAAGGAGTCGATCCACTCCTCGTGGAAAGTTTACGATCTTACCTTGA